The Paenibacillus polymyxa M1 DNA segment TTCTAGCGGCTCTTCGAGCGGGCAAAGCCGTCTTGTGTGAGAAGCCCTTCACCGTCAATAGCAAAGAGCTGGAGGAACTAATCAGCTATGCGCGTGATCATAAACTATTTTTGATGGAAGCAATGTGGACGCGTTTTTTGCCCCCGATTCGCCAAGTGCGGAAGTGGATACATGAGGGACGTATTGGTGAAGTGAAGTTGGTGAAGGCGGAATTCGGTTTTCGTGTAGACTGGAACCCAGAGGGAAGATTATTGAATCCCGAGCTGGGCGGAGGCGCATTATTAGATGCAGGAATTTACCCCGTTTCTTTTGCTTCGATGGTGTTTGGCCCTGAGCCAGAGCATGTATGGAGTACTGCTCATATCGGGGAAACGGGCGTTGATGAAACATTTTCGATCATGCTGGATTATGGAAAAGGACGCACGGCTATGCTTAACGGGGCGGTTCGTCTCGGGCTGACGAATGAGGCTTATATCCATGGAACCAAGGGCTATATCCATATTCCGTCATTCCTAAATAGTACATCGGCTACATTAGTTGTGGACGGTGAAGAGGCACAGAACTTTCAAGATGACCGCTCCTCTACAGGCTATGCCTTTGAAGCAGAAGAAGTCGGGCGCTGTTTGAACGAAGGTTTGCTCGAAAGTTCTACTATTTCTTTGGATGAATCATTAGGAATTATGAAATTGATGGATCAAATTCGTTCACAGTGGGGGCTCCGTTATCCATTTGAATAATCACATTGAATCCACATTGCCTCCAGGGACCTTTCAGGTCTCTGTTTTTTTATTATCCTTTCTTTTTTATACATAAGTATTTCCAATTCCCTAAAATAGAGGCTTTGGTCGCACGCTAAAAAAGATCATAGATGCATGTCAAAGCGTGGGACATATGAATCATTTTTTAGGATTATAAATAGTTAAAAAACAGTCATTAAAAAGTTACAAAAGTGTAATCTTATAATCAGTTAACTGAATTATTAGCGCTCTCTTTATATGAGAAAGAGTGAAGGTCCTAGTATTCTTCTTCCAAAAACTTTCAATGAAATTTCCGAAAATGTGCGGTAGGGTGGTAAACGTGTCACTTGAGCCATTGCGGCTTT contains these protein-coding regions:
- a CDS encoding Gfo/Idh/MocA family protein, which codes for MSKKIKWGIVGTGWISDQFVADLQHVTNGEGYAVGSRNIESATEFATKHHIAQAYGSYEELVQDSEVDAIYIGTPHPFHKENVLAALRAGKAVLCEKPFTVNSKELEELISYARDHKLFLMEAMWTRFLPPIRQVRKWIHEGRIGEVKLVKAEFGFRVDWNPEGRLLNPELGGGALLDAGIYPVSFASMVFGPEPEHVWSTAHIGETGVDETFSIMLDYGKGRTAMLNGAVRLGLTNEAYIHGTKGYIHIPSFLNSTSATLVVDGEEAQNFQDDRSSTGYAFEAEEVGRCLNEGLLESSTISLDESLGIMKLMDQIRSQWGLRYPFE